AGAATTTAGTGCTTCATTAATTTGTTGATTCGTATATTCTGTACCAAATAGAAACCCCTCTGGTGGAGTACCCGATTCAGTTTGATCCCAGATACTTATGATTTTACTTGTATTATCTTCATATCTGAAGGCTTCATGAAGATAATCTATTCCTGTATCAATGACTGCAACAGTAACCCCATTACCAGTAATTCCTAATCCAGGTAACTTTAGTACACCTCCTATACCAGCTGCTTCAATGCTACTTATGCTTGATAATCCATACAAATTAGTCAATAATCGATATTCACTATTAAGGTAAAACTCATCACAATCATCTGGATCTACTTTGATGTGAAACATAACCCAATCTTCAAAAATGTTACGAACACATTCTGCTCCCATTTCTTTAGCTACTTCTTCAATATCTCCTCTAATTTGGTAATACAAATCTACGTAGTTGTCAGAAGTAATAATCTCATGGCAGCTTAGTTCGTTCTCCATAACTTCTTGCCTCATTTTCCCCCTCCTTTTAAGAGGTTCCTATATCTTAAACAATGGTCTCTTTACTGTTAATTTATGATTTACCTTACTCCTTATATTACTCTTTAATATACCTTAACTCACTTTACTAATGTTTTATATGATTTTAGAAAAATTTTAGAATTACTTTACCTCTCTTTTAGTATTGATGTCTACAATATAAACATCATCAAATAAAGGAGAGATATATATGAAGAAAACAAAATTTACTTTACTAGTTGTATTAGTTCTATCGTTATCACTGTTTACTGTAGCAGTTATGGCAGGCTCTAATCCACTAGCAGGATATGAATCTTTTAAAGAAGTCCTAAAAGCACAAAATGAATCAAAAGAATTGAGTAACGGTACTATGAAGACAACAGTTGTTATTAGCGATAATGGTGAAAATATTTTATCCATTGATGCTGATTTTCAGGCAGATCAAGTTAATGAATTAGCTAGTGGATCAGTAAGCTTATCTACACAAGACCAAAACAAAGATCTAGATTTCTATGGTGTTGATAATACGTTTTATATTATTGACGAAAGTGAAAATGGCTATTATATGAGCCAACATGAGAAATCAGAGGAAGCTTATGAATATGAAATGGCTAAAGAGAAAGAATGGTCAGTTGCTCAAGAAGAATTAATGGATTATTTAGTTGGTGATTTAAAAGAACAATTTGTTGAAACAATCAATGAAGATGGATCTCGAGTTATTACTGTTGAACTAAAAGAAGATGAAATACCTCAAATCGTTAATTTATTAGCTGCTATTGAACCAAGTGAGCATGATAATATGGGTGAATATGAAGATGAATATGATGCCCAATTAGAAAATTATCCATTCTTAAAAGATTTTGATTCTATTCATGAGTCACTTCCTCAACTCGTTAACAACAAAGAAATTAATCTCATCTACTTATCACTGTACGTTGATGCAGATTATCAAGTTAACGGTGTAGACTTTAAAATTAATGCTACAGGTACAGATGAAGATGGTGAATCTCATGATGTATTCGTTACAGTTAATACAATAATTCAAGATAAAGACACTACTGTAGTTGATACAATTGATGCAGAAGCATATGACTGGGAAGAGATTGAAATGAACAATAAAGATATGAGACATCAAAAAAAATAGCTAGATATAAAGAAAGAGGGTATTATTACTCTCTTTCTCATGTTATAAAAACAATCTTTGGAGGTGACAATATTGAGTAATTCTATAGAACTAAAAAATGTAACTAAAAAATACAAAACCAATAGAGGTGTAGTAAATATAAATCTATCTACTGGTGAAGGTGAAATTTTTGGCTTGTTAGGACCAAATGGAGCAGGTAAAACCACAACTCTAAAATTAATTACTGGTTTATTAAATAAACAAGAAGGCTCAATTAGTATAGGTGATAAAGAAATGGAAAAAGATTATGAATCTTATATGAAACAAATAGGTTGCATGATAGGTGATGTCAGACTGTATCCAAATCTTAATGCTTTGCAGCATATGGTCCTCGTTACAAATTATTATACTTCAATCACCGATACAAGAAGAAATGAAGTTTTGGATAAGGTTGGATTAAGCCAGTTTGTTAATGAACGTACTAGAAATTATTCAACGGGAATGAAGCAAAGGTTAGCCTTTGCTATGTCTGTTATCCATCAACCTAAGGTATTACTTTTAGATGAACCTTTCAGCGGGATGGATATTGAAGGTAAATCCATGATAAGAACTTATATTAAATACTTGGCAGAAAAAGAAGGTATGTCTATAATTGTATCTTCTCATCTGATTCATGATATAGAAGATATTGCAACAAGAGTGGCTATAATGGATCGCGGAGAAATTATTAAAATAACTAATAAAGAAGATGCCCTTAAAGAACATAAAACTTTAGAAGACTATTTCTTAACATCTATAAAAGATAGGAGGGTTACTGCATGAATACATTTTTGCCAACTGTAAAAAATGAATGCATGAAATTATTCGCTAGAAAGCGTACAAAAGTATTCATTCTAATTTTAGCGCTATTAACAGTTTTATTAGTTGTACTACAATATACCGCAAATAGCTTTTTAGGATTCAACATTATCCAATCTGATCAATTGGCTAAAACAATTATAGAGTTAATGTTTATGTTCATCGTACCATTATTCACGTTTATATTGGGGGTAGATAGTTTTGCAAGTGAGAAAAGTCAAGGAACCCTTAAAATATTGTTAACAAGTCCTGTATCGCGTATTAAACTCTATTTCTCAAAACTCGTTGCTTTAACCATCGCTAATCTTTTAATGGTTTTCTCCATACTAATTGTGGCAATAATAGGAAGTGCTTTTAGTGCATCGGATGCCTTTTTCAGTGGTACTATTGAAGCCTTCATAACTTGTATTCTAGTAATCATACCCTTAGGTCTTATTTCTGCATGGGGATTATTAATCGGACAACTTTTTTCAAATGGTTCAATGGCTATTGGCTTAGGTGTATTAGGATTGTTCCTTATTAATGTAGGTCAGGTATTCATTGATAAACTATATGTACTGTCACCTTTAACCTACATGGATTTCTATAGTCCATTGATGAATAGCAGTATAGGCATCAACTTCTTTATGATATTGCTATATATGGTCGCCTACTATATAATATTAGTATCTGCTGGATTACTTAGATTAACTACTGCAGAAAGCTAGGAAGTGATCATTTGTCAATTCGTATAAAATTAATTTTATCATATTTTATTATTATATTATTTAGTCTTATGATTCTGGTATTCTCTTTTGTAAAAACAACAAGAGACTTTGCTCACAGCATTGCTGAAAGTACATTTGAAAATGTACCCATCACTGAAGCAGTCTCAGACATTTTAGATATCATTGTTGATTTTAAGTATATGGCTAAATATGAACCAGAAAAATTTAATAATACTGAATTCAAAAATAACATGGAGGCATTATCTAAACGTTATGGTGTTTATTTTTATATCACTGTAAATCAAGAAATCGTGTATCAGTTAACACCTCCAGAATTAGAGGATTTTCATAATGAACTCTTTGAACTTCGCTTCAAGAAAGGTCATAGGAATGAGCCTTTTGGTATGGCTAATTATTCAACGAAAGAAAGTGATTTCACCATACTAAAATACAATGAGAATGTTTCTGAAGATATAGATGCACAATTCTATGTCCTTTATAATAATAATGAAATAAATACGGTTGGAGAACAAGTTTATAATAATGTATTTGACATATTTTTTGTAATCATTGTTTTAATACTCTTCTTGATGACACTTGTCGTTACTAAAATGATTGTTAAGCCTTTAAAAAAACTAGAAGAGGCTACTGTAAAAATTAAAAACGGCCAGCTGGATTTTAAACTACCTAGGAATAAAAAAGATGAAATTGGTAAAGTAATGACTTCCTTTGATATTATGCGGGAAGAACTAAAAAATTCCATAGAAAAGCAGATCCAATATGAAGAAAACAGAAAAGAGTTGATTACGAGTATCTCTCATGACCTCAAAACACCCATAACATCCATAAAAGGTTATGTAGAAGGTATCAAAGATGGTGTTGCAA
This window of the Vallitalea okinawensis genome carries:
- a CDS encoding ABC transporter permease, whose protein sequence is MNTFLPTVKNECMKLFARKRTKVFILILALLTVLLVVLQYTANSFLGFNIIQSDQLAKTIIELMFMFIVPLFTFILGVDSFASEKSQGTLKILLTSPVSRIKLYFSKLVALTIANLLMVFSILIVAIIGSAFSASDAFFSGTIEAFITCILVIIPLGLISAWGLLIGQLFSNGSMAIGLGVLGLFLINVGQVFIDKLYVLSPLTYMDFYSPLMNSSIGINFFMILLYMVAYYIILVSAGLLRLTTAES
- a CDS encoding sensor histidine kinase; translated protein: MSIRIKLILSYFIIILFSLMILVFSFVKTTRDFAHSIAESTFENVPITEAVSDILDIIVDFKYMAKYEPEKFNNTEFKNNMEALSKRYGVYFYITVNQEIVYQLTPPELEDFHNELFELRFKKGHRNEPFGMANYSTKESDFTILKYNENVSEDIDAQFYVLYNNNEINTVGEQVYNNVFDIFFVIIVLILFLMTLVVTKMIVKPLKKLEEATVKIKNGQLDFKLPRNKKDEIGKVMTSFDIMREELKNSIEKQIQYEENRKELITSISHDLKTPITSIKGYVEGIKDGVANDPNKMAKYLDVIYKKSMILDQLIDDLFLFSKLDLNRMPFNFEKVNAMSYFNDCIDEIAMDLKKIDFKLMYQSTLKSDCYMMIDPQQFRRVILNVVQNAVKYSIDNQEIEIRTDMLEDRIHVEIQDYGKGIKQDELDKIFDKFYRCDKSRNTKISGSGLGLAIAKQIIEQLNGQIWAESESGKGTTIFIEIPLIKE
- a CDS encoding ABC transporter ATP-binding protein codes for the protein MSNSIELKNVTKKYKTNRGVVNINLSTGEGEIFGLLGPNGAGKTTTLKLITGLLNKQEGSISIGDKEMEKDYESYMKQIGCMIGDVRLYPNLNALQHMVLVTNYYTSITDTRRNEVLDKVGLSQFVNERTRNYSTGMKQRLAFAMSVIHQPKVLLLDEPFSGMDIEGKSMIRTYIKYLAEKEGMSIIVSSHLIHDIEDIATRVAIMDRGEIIKITNKEDALKEHKTLEDYFLTSIKDRRVTA